GGTGATCATCGGAGTAATCATCGCGGCCACCGTCACGGTGGCGGCGGGAACGGCCGTAGTTTTCGTTCACATCAGACACAGCGTTCACTCTAATGGTTAATCGGCGCGTGGGTCTTCATTTCTTTCTCGGGCGCGGCGATCCCTGATGCGTGCGAGCCTGCTCATGAGCAACGGGTGCGCGGCGTGGGCCTCGGGGGCGTCGATAAGCACATTGAGGCGCTGATAGTAGCGCACGGGGCTGACCCCGAGCTGGGCGCGGATGGCTTCCTCGCGGGCGCCGAGGGCACGCGGGGCGCGCTCAGCGAAGTCCAGTAGCCGGGCGTCGAAGTCGGTGAGGGTCATGCCTAAACTGTATGGCATGACTGTGCGCCCCATCGTCATCTATGGCGACCCCGTCCTCCACCAGCCCACGGCGCTCGTGGAGGAACCCTTCGACCGCTACCGCGAGCTCATCGATGACATGTTTGAGACCATGGAAATCGCCCACGGGGTGGGACTAGCCGCCAACCAGGTCGGCGTGGGCCTGCGGCTTTTTGTGTACAACTGCCCCGACGATGACGGCCACTGGCACTGCGGATACTTTATTAACCCCACCCTGGAGACCTCAGAGATTCCGGTGACCATGCCCGTCGACGACGGCTCGGAAGACGAAGGCTGCCTGTCCCTGCCCGGCGAGGGCTTCCCCACCGGACGGGCCTCCTGGGCAAAGGTCACCGGCTACGACCTCGACGGCAACCACATGGCCGCGGAAGGCACCGGCTTTTTCGCCCGCTGCCTCCAACACGAGGTAGGCCACCTCGACGGCTTCGTCTACACCGACACCCTCATCGGGCGGTTCAAGCGCGCCGCAAAGAAGGCGATTAAGGCCAACGGCTGGCCCGGCAACCCCGGAAACACCTGGCTGCCCGGCAAGGAAGACGATCCCTTCGGCCACGACTCCTCCGGCTCGCCCGACCGCATCCTCACCGCCGACACCTCCCTGGCCAAGGGAGACGCCTCCCCGCAGCGCATCGAACCCTAAACGTCCCGTGGCCCGATTCTTCCGCTCCCAGCGCCCCCACATCGGCGACCGCATTGTGGTGCGCCGCCGCCTGCCCGGCACCGACGGCGAAACCAGCGACGTCATCGGGCATGTGCTCAGCCTCGACCCGCTGACGGTGCGCCCCCAGCGCGTCGGCGGGCTGCCCTCCCGCGCCCCCGCGCTGACCATCCCCGACGAGCTCATTGCCATCGTGCGCATCATGTCCCCGCGCACCGTGCGCAACTCCCAAATCCGCGCCATCGAATCCGCCACCGCCGCCGCGTTCCCCGGCCTGGAGCACCGCTGGAGCGCGGACGGACAATGGCTCCTGCGCCTCGGCGACGGCATCACCGAACGCTCCAACTCCGCCACCCCACTCGGGCGCACCGCAGGACTTGAGCCCGTGCCGCTAGAAGAAATCACCGACTTCTACCACTCCCACGACATGCCGGTGACCCTGCACATCCCCGAGCGCATAGCCAAGGGCGCAGAAACCCTGGTCCAGGGCCCCGGCTGGCTACTCGGCCCGGAGATCCTGGTCATGGCCCGCGACCTGGACAACCTGCCCCACCCCACGGCCAGCCTGACCGGGCCCGCCGCCGAGCTGACCCTGCGGATCGACGACCAACCCGACGACGACTGGCTGGCCCTCTACCACTTCCGCGGCCAAGCCTTACCCGCCGATGCGCTCGACCTGCTGCGCCGCACCATCGACGGCACCATGGGCTTCGCCCGGCTTATCGACGCCGCCGGGGCCACCGTAGCCATCACCCGCGCCACCATCACCGCCGCCCCCGACGGCGCGCACTGGCTGGGCTACTCCGCCGTGGAAGTCGCCCCCGCCTGGCGCCGCCACGGCCTGGCCACCCGGCTCGGCGCCGAAGTCCTGGCCTGGGGTGCCGCCCACGGCGCCCAGGGCGCCTACCTCCAGGCCATCTCCACCAACACCGCCGGCATTGGGCTCTACCACAAGCTCGGGTTCCTTGAACACCACCGGCACCGCTACGCCACCGAGGACTTCTCCCGCGCCCCGCGCCCCGGCGGGTCGCCCACGTGAAAGCGCTATTGTCTTAGGCATGCGCATTGCCACCTGGAACGTCAACTCCGCGCGCACGCGGGCTGACCGCATCGCCGCATTCCTGCACCGCCACGACGTCGACGTCGCCGCCCTGCAGGAAACCAAGTGCACCGACGCCCAATTCCCCGCCGAGCTGTTTGAAGACGCAGGCTACAGCGTCGCCCACACCGGGTTGAACCAATGGAACGGCGTGGCCATCCTGTCCCGGGTGGGCCTGGAGGACGTGGAGACCAGCTTTCCCGGCCAGCCCGGCTTTGCCAAAGACCCGCACAAGCCCCAAAACATTGAGGCCCGGGCGCTGGGCGCCACCTGCGGCGGGGTGCGCGTCTGGAGCTTGTATGTGCCCAACGGCCGGGAGATCGCCGACCCCCACTATGACTACAAGCTGCGTTGGCTGTGGGCCCTGCGCGATGCCGTGACCGCCCAGCTGGATGCTGACCCCGGCATGGCCCTGGCGCTCATGGGCGACTTCAACATCGCCCCGTGCGATGAGGACGTCTGGGACATGGACTACTTCCAGGGGCGCACCCACATCACCGAGCCGGAACGCGCCGCCTTCCAAGGGCTCCTCGAATCCGGCCTCACCGAGGTCACCCGGGCACGCACCCTGGATACCCGCTACACCTACTGGGACTACACCCAAGGCAGGTTCGGAAAAAACGAAGGCATGCGCATCGATTTCCAGCTGGCTTCCGATGCCCTGGCCCGTACCGTCACCGGTGCCTTCATCGACGTAGAAGAACGCGCCGGAAAGGGCGCCTCCGATCACGCGCCCGTGGTGGTGGACTACCACTTAAGCGCCGACTTTGACAGCGTGCGTTAACACCGTGTTTCCGTTCCCCACCTTCAACTTTGCCACCCTAGATACCTGGCAGGCGCTCGGACTAGTCCTGGACTACTCCATCAAGGCGGTGGCCATCGGCTACGTGCCGGAGGGCCGGCGCCCCAGCTCGTCCACGGCGTGGCTGCTGGCCATCCTGCTGCTCCCCGTGGTCGGCCTACCCCTGTTCTTGCTCATGGGCAGCCCCTACATCAACCGGCGGCGCCACCGCATCCAGCAAGAAGCCAACGTCATGATCGAAGACGTCCAGGCCGACACCCCCGACTACCCCGACGACGCCCACCTAAGCCCCGAGATCACCTCCATGGTGGCGCTCAACCGGCGGCTGACGAACCTGCCCGCGGTCGCCGCCACCAACCGGGGGCTGCTGGCCGACTATGACAACACCATCGCGCGCATGGCCGCCGCGATCGACACCGCTCGCGAGACCGTCCACGTGCAGATCTACATCATGGCCTGGGACGACACCACCGACGTGTTCTTCCGCTCGCTGGAGCGCGCCGTGGCCCGCGGGGTGACCGTGCGGCTCATGTTCGACCACATCGGCTCCCTGAAATACCCCAAGTACCGCACGCTCGGCCGCCGCCTGACCAGCATCGGGGTGGAC
Above is a genomic segment from Corynebacterium uberis containing:
- a CDS encoding exodeoxyribonuclease III; the encoded protein is MRIATWNVNSARTRADRIAAFLHRHDVDVAALQETKCTDAQFPAELFEDAGYSVAHTGLNQWNGVAILSRVGLEDVETSFPGQPGFAKDPHKPQNIEARALGATCGGVRVWSLYVPNGREIADPHYDYKLRWLWALRDAVTAQLDADPGMALALMGDFNIAPCDEDVWDMDYFQGRTHITEPERAAFQGLLESGLTEVTRARTLDTRYTYWDYTQGRFGKNEGMRIDFQLASDALARTVTGAFIDVEERAGKGASDHAPVVVDYHLSADFDSVR
- a CDS encoding peptide deformylase; this encodes MTVRPIVIYGDPVLHQPTALVEEPFDRYRELIDDMFETMEIAHGVGLAANQVGVGLRLFVYNCPDDDGHWHCGYFINPTLETSEIPVTMPVDDGSEDEGCLSLPGEGFPTGRASWAKVTGYDLDGNHMAAEGTGFFARCLQHEVGHLDGFVYTDTLIGRFKRAAKKAIKANGWPGNPGNTWLPGKEDDPFGHDSSGSPDRILTADTSLAKGDASPQRIEP
- a CDS encoding DUF3263 domain-containing protein, which encodes MTLTDFDARLLDFAERAPRALGAREEAIRAQLGVSPVRYYQRLNVLIDAPEAHAAHPLLMSRLARIRDRRARERNEDPRAD
- a CDS encoding N-acetylglutamate synthase, CG3035 family encodes the protein MARFFRSQRPHIGDRIVVRRRLPGTDGETSDVIGHVLSLDPLTVRPQRVGGLPSRAPALTIPDELIAIVRIMSPRTVRNSQIRAIESATAAAFPGLEHRWSADGQWLLRLGDGITERSNSATPLGRTAGLEPVPLEEITDFYHSHDMPVTLHIPERIAKGAETLVQGPGWLLGPEILVMARDLDNLPHPTASLTGPAAELTLRIDDQPDDDWLALYHFRGQALPADALDLLRRTIDGTMGFARLIDAAGATVAITRATITAAPDGAHWLGYSAVEVAPAWRRHGLATRLGAEVLAWGAAHGAQGAYLQAISTNTAGIGLYHKLGFLEHHRHRYATEDFSRAPRPGGSPT